One stretch of Pseudoramibacter sp. DNA includes these proteins:
- the rpsC gene encoding 30S ribosomal protein S3 → MGQKVNAFGFRVGVIKDWNAKWYANDRDFADNLIEDNKLRKYIKKSQFQAGVSNIVIERFGNKVRIHIYTAKPGMIIGRGGAGIEALRLELEKMIKKTVYINIVEVKNIDMDAQLVAENIAGQLERRISFRRAMKQCIQRTMRAGAKGIKTLVSGRLNGAEMARKEGYAQGNVPLQTLRADISYGFAEADTTYGKIGVKVWINKGEILTGREDILADAQKSDGKRGSKKNNNRRKAAPRKEA, encoded by the coding sequence TTGGGTCAAAAAGTTAATGCATTTGGTTTTCGCGTAGGCGTCATCAAAGACTGGAATGCCAAATGGTATGCGAACGACAGAGATTTCGCAGATAATCTGATTGAAGACAACAAGCTGAGAAAATACATCAAGAAAAGCCAATTCCAGGCTGGTGTATCCAACATTGTTATCGAAAGATTTGGAAATAAAGTTAGAATTCACATTTACACAGCTAAACCGGGCATGATCATTGGCCGCGGCGGAGCCGGCATCGAAGCCCTTCGTCTCGAACTTGAAAAAATGATCAAAAAGACCGTGTACATCAATATCGTTGAAGTCAAGAACATCGATATGGACGCACAGCTCGTCGCAGAAAACATTGCCGGTCAGCTGGAAAGAAGAATTTCATTCAGACGTGCAATGAAACAGTGCATCCAGAGAACCATGCGCGCAGGCGCAAAGGGAATCAAAACTTTGGTTTCCGGCCGTCTGAACGGTGCAGAAATGGCGAGAAAAGAAGGCTATGCTCAGGGCAACGTGCCGCTGCAGACCCTTCGTGCCGATATTTCCTACGGGTTTGCTGAAGCAGACACCACCTACGGCAAAATCGGCGTCAAAGTCTGGATCAACAAGGGCGAAATTTTAACCGGCCGTGAAGATATTCTGGCCGACGCCCAGAAGTCTGATGGCAAACGTGGAAGCAAGAAGAATAACAATCGCCGCAAGGCAGCTCCCCGTAAAGAAGCTTAA
- the rplP gene encoding 50S ribosomal protein L16: MLMPKRVKRRKQHRGRMKGKATRGNTVTYGDFGIQALEPAWITSNQIEAARVAMTRYTRRGGHVWIKIFPDKPVTAQPAETRMGKGKGSPEYWVAVVKPGRVMFEIGGIPEVQAMEALRLAQHKLPIKTKVIKKVSQEAAGENA, encoded by the coding sequence ATGTTAATGCCTAAGCGTGTAAAACGCAGAAAACAACATAGAGGCCGTATGAAAGGCAAAGCCACTCGCGGCAATACCGTAACTTATGGCGATTTTGGCATCCAGGCACTGGAACCGGCATGGATCACTTCAAATCAGATTGAAGCAGCCCGTGTCGCAATGACCAGATACACTCGCCGTGGCGGCCACGTATGGATCAAAATTTTCCCGGACAAACCTGTTACCGCACAGCCGGCTGAAACACGTATGGGTAAAGGGAAAGGCTCGCCGGAATACTGGGTAGCCGTTGTCAAACCCGGCCGCGTGATGTTCGAAATCGGCGGCATTCCGGAAGTACAGGCAATGGAAGCTTTGCGCTTAGCACAGCACAAACTGCCGATCAAAACCAAGGTGATCAAAAAGGTCAGCCAGGAAGCAGCAGGTGAAAACGCATGA
- the rpmC gene encoding 50S ribosomal protein L29, protein MSKQIKELRTLNDTELNAKLADLKEELFNLRFQSVTGQLENPMRIREVKKTYARIQTILTERKMGINQA, encoded by the coding sequence ATGAGCAAACAAATTAAAGAACTGAGAACACTTAACGATACAGAACTGAACGCAAAGTTGGCAGACTTAAAAGAAGAACTGTTCAACCTGCGCTTTCAGAGTGTGACGGGTCAGCTCGAAAATCCAATGCGGATTCGGGAAGTTAAAAAAACTTACGCCCGTATTCAAACCATTTTGACAGAACGCAAAATGGGGATCAACCAGGCATAA
- the rpsQ gene encoding 30S ribosomal protein S17 has translation MMERNDRKTRIGKVVSDKMDKTVVVAIETFKKHPLYKKRVKDTVKFKAHDENNECHVGDTVKCMETRKLSKDKHWRVVEIVEKAL, from the coding sequence CTGATGGAACGTAATGATAGAAAAACGCGAATCGGTAAAGTGGTCAGCGACAAAATGGACAAAACCGTTGTGGTCGCCATCGAAACATTTAAAAAACACCCGCTTTACAAGAAGCGCGTAAAAGATACTGTTAAATTTAAAGCACACGACGAAAACAACGAATGCCATGTCGGGGACACCGTCAAATGCATGGAAACCCGCAAGCTCAGCAAAGACAAGCACTGGCGCGTTGTTGAAATTGTCGAAAAGGCATTATAA
- the rplN gene encoding 50S ribosomal protein L14, which yields MIQQETRLKVADNTGAKELLCIRVLGGSGRRYANIGDVIVASVKSATPGGDVKKGDVVKAVVVRTKRGVRRNDGSYIKFDQNAAVLINDDKNPRGTRIFGPVARELRDKKYMKIVSLAPEVI from the coding sequence ATGATTCAACAAGAAACGAGATTGAAGGTCGCTGATAACACAGGTGCGAAAGAACTGCTTTGCATCCGTGTACTCGGTGGTTCAGGCAGACGTTATGCCAATATCGGCGATGTCATTGTGGCTTCCGTCAAGAGCGCAACACCAGGCGGCGACGTCAAAAAAGGCGATGTCGTCAAAGCCGTTGTCGTTCGTACCAAACGCGGTGTTCGCCGCAACGACGGTTCCTATATCAAATTCGACCAAAACGCAGCGGTTTTAATCAACGATGACAAAAACCCGCGCGGAACCCGTATTTTCGGGCCTGTTGCCAGAGAATTACGCGATAAGAAATACATGAAGATCGTGTCTTTGGCTCCTGAAGTAATTTAA
- the rplX gene encoding 50S ribosomal protein L24 — translation MTRKLHVKTGDNVQVISGKDLGKTGKVIAVDFEKGRVKVEGVNIQTKHKKATQAMQQGSIVKQEGFIDASNVLLFCEKCGKGVRTGIKVNEDGSKVRVCKKCGTELD, via the coding sequence ATGACAAGAAAATTACATGTGAAAACAGGAGATAACGTCCAGGTTATTTCCGGAAAAGATCTCGGCAAAACAGGCAAAGTGATTGCAGTTGATTTTGAAAAGGGCCGTGTCAAGGTCGAAGGTGTAAACATTCAGACCAAACACAAGAAAGCGACTCAGGCCATGCAGCAGGGCAGCATTGTCAAACAGGAAGGCTTCATCGATGCTTCCAACGTGCTTCTGTTCTGCGAAAAATGTGGCAAAGGCGTCCGCACCGGCATCAAAGTCAACGAAGATGGCTCCAAAGTTCGTGTATGCAAGAAGTGCGGCACTGAACTTGATTAA
- the rplE gene encoding 50S ribosomal protein L5 — MTRLKDKYVNEAVPALKEKFGYTNPMQVPKLVKVVINMGLGDCKDNSKLLEAAVNDLAIISGQHPVVTKAKKSVANFKVREGQSVGAKVTLRNDRMYEFCDKLFNIALPRVRDFHGLSNHSFDGRGNYAFGVREQLIFPEIEYDKVEAVRGMDIMFVTTAQTDEEAHELLAQLGLPFER; from the coding sequence ATGACAAGACTGAAAGATAAGTATGTAAATGAAGCCGTTCCTGCCTTAAAGGAAAAATTCGGCTATACCAATCCGATGCAGGTGCCAAAACTGGTCAAGGTCGTCATCAACATGGGCCTTGGCGACTGCAAAGACAACTCCAAACTGCTCGAAGCAGCAGTCAATGATCTGGCCATTATCAGCGGCCAGCATCCGGTTGTCACGAAGGCAAAGAAATCTGTCGCAAATTTCAAAGTCCGTGAAGGACAGAGTGTCGGCGCAAAGGTTACCCTGCGCAACGACAGAATGTATGAATTCTGCGATAAATTGTTCAATATTGCACTTCCGCGTGTCCGCGATTTCCACGGCTTGTCCAACCATTCCTTCGACGGCAGAGGCAACTACGCCTTTGGTGTTCGGGAACAGTTAATTTTCCCGGAAATTGAATACGACAAGGTCGAAGCCGTTCGCGGCATGGACATCATGTTTGTCACAACTGCTCAGACTGATGAAGAAGCGCACGAATTGTTGGCACAGCTTGGCTTGCCTTTTGAAAGATAG
- a CDS encoding type Z 30S ribosomal protein S14 has product MAKTSMKMKQQRKQKYSTREYNRCRICGRPHGYLRKYGICRICFRELAYKGEIPGVRKASW; this is encoded by the coding sequence ATGGCAAAAACTTCAATGAAGATGAAACAGCAGCGGAAGCAGAAGTATTCTACAAGAGAATACAACCGCTGCCGTATTTGCGGAAGACCCCACGGGTATTTGAGAAAATACGGAATTTGCAGAATCTGCTTCAGAGAATTAGCCTACAAGGGAGAAATTCCAGGCGTTCGCAAAGCCAGCTGGTAA
- the rpsH gene encoding 30S ribosomal protein S8, with amino-acid sequence MSMTDPIADMLTRIRNANTAGHASVDIPASKEKKAILKILLDEGYIEKYETIDNGNQGDIKVTLKYGEDKSRVIAGLKRISKPGLRIYVGKEDVPKVLNGLGVAIMSTSKGVITDKEARKAGVGGEVVCYVW; translated from the coding sequence ATGTCAATGACTGATCCAATCGCAGATATGCTCACGAGAATCAGAAATGCCAATACGGCAGGCCATGCGTCTGTTGACATCCCGGCATCCAAAGAAAAAAAGGCTATTCTTAAAATTCTCCTCGATGAAGGCTATATCGAAAAGTACGAAACAATTGATAATGGCAATCAGGGAGATATCAAGGTCACATTAAAATACGGCGAAGACAAGAGCCGCGTTATCGCAGGCTTGAAGCGTATTTCTAAACCGGGTCTGCGGATTTACGTCGGCAAGGAAGATGTACCAAAGGTCTTAAATGGTTTAGGCGTTGCAATTATGTCAACATCTAAAGGCGTTATCACGGATAAGGAAGCCAGAAAAGCGGGCGTCGGCGGTGAAGTCGTCTGCTACGTCTGGTAA
- the rplF gene encoding 50S ribosomal protein L6 translates to MSRIGNAPVAIPDGVDIKIDGHVITVKGPKGTLTRELHPDITVKQEDKEIVVTRPSDDKFHRSIHGTTRALIHNMVVGVTQGFEKKMEISGVGWRAQKKGKVLSMNLGYSHPVDMEDPEGIETKTDGPNTVIVSGIDKEAVGAYAALLRSKRPPEPYKGHGIKYADEHIRRKVGKTG, encoded by the coding sequence ATGTCAAGAATTGGGAATGCACCGGTTGCAATTCCAGACGGTGTCGACATTAAAATCGATGGTCACGTCATCACAGTTAAAGGACCAAAGGGAACTTTAACCAGAGAATTGCATCCAGACATTACGGTTAAACAGGAAGATAAAGAAATTGTTGTCACCAGACCATCTGATGACAAATTCCATCGTTCAATCCACGGGACCACAAGAGCTCTGATCCACAACATGGTGGTCGGCGTTACCCAGGGATTTGAAAAGAAAATGGAAATCAGCGGTGTTGGTTGGAGAGCTCAGAAAAAGGGCAAAGTGTTAAGCATGAACTTAGGCTACTCCCATCCCGTTGATATGGAAGATCCGGAAGGCATTGAAACAAAAACTGACGGCCCGAACACCGTCATCGTTTCCGGAATCGACAAAGAAGCGGTCGGCGCTTACGCAGCCCTGCTTCGTTCTAAGAGACCACCTGAACCTTACAAGGGGCATGGTATCAAGTACGCTGATGAACACATCAGACGTAAGGTCGGGAAGACCGGCTAA
- the rplR gene encoding 50S ribosomal protein L18 — protein sequence MIKFKDKNKVRQNRHLRVRRKISGTAERPRLCVFRSNKHIYAQVIDDVAGKTLVAASTVEEDIKNTVKHGGDKDAAKAVGEAVAKKALDAGIENVVFDRGGYIYTGRVKELAEAAREAGLKF from the coding sequence ATGATTAAGTTTAAAGATAAAAATAAAGTACGTCAGAACAGACATTTACGCGTACGCCGTAAAATCTCTGGAACTGCTGAACGTCCGCGCCTCTGCGTCTTTAGAAGCAATAAACACATTTATGCACAGGTGATTGACGATGTTGCAGGCAAAACACTGGTTGCTGCTTCTACAGTAGAAGAAGACATCAAAAATACTGTAAAGCACGGCGGCGACAAAGATGCTGCAAAAGCTGTCGGGGAAGCCGTTGCGAAAAAAGCGCTCGATGCCGGCATTGAAAATGTTGTATTTGACCGTGGCGGTTATATTTACACCGGCCGTGTCAAAGAATTGGCAGAAGCTGCTCGCGAAGCTGGCTTGAAATTCTAA
- the rpsE gene encoding 30S ribosomal protein S5: MKRKIIDASGLELQDRVVEINRVSKTVKGGRNMRFSCLVVVGDGNGLVGVGTGKAVEIPDAIRKGIDAAKKNLIRVPLVGTTIPHQVLGGKGAGSVLLKPAAAGTGVIAGGPVRAVCELAGIKDIRTKCLGTHNPNNVVIATMEGLSRLMTVEQVAAKRGKKPEEILG; encoded by the coding sequence ATGAAAAGAAAAATTATTGACGCATCTGGTCTCGAACTTCAGGACAGAGTCGTTGAAATCAACCGTGTCAGCAAAACCGTCAAAGGCGGGCGCAACATGCGTTTCAGCTGCTTAGTGGTTGTTGGCGATGGCAACGGTCTTGTCGGTGTCGGAACAGGTAAAGCAGTCGAAATTCCTGACGCGATCCGCAAGGGAATTGATGCCGCAAAGAAAAACCTGATCAGAGTTCCGCTGGTTGGGACGACGATTCCGCACCAGGTGCTTGGCGGAAAAGGTGCAGGCAGCGTTCTGTTAAAGCCGGCTGCAGCTGGGACCGGCGTGATCGCCGGGGGTCCGGTTCGTGCCGTATGCGAATTGGCCGGCATTAAAGACATTCGTACAAAATGCCTTGGCACCCACAATCCGAACAACGTCGTGATTGCAACAATGGAAGGTCTGTCAAGACTCATGACAGTCGAACAGGTTGCTGCAAAACGCGGAAAGAAACCAGAAGAAATTCTCGGCTAG
- the rpmD gene encoding 50S ribosomal protein L30 yields MAKLNITLKKSLIGRNPRQRATVKALGLRKIGQTVTHDDTPQIRGMIHKIDFMLDVEEA; encoded by the coding sequence ATGGCGAAATTAAACATTACGTTGAAAAAGAGCTTGATCGGCCGAAATCCAAGACAGCGTGCAACTGTCAAGGCTTTGGGTCTGCGCAAGATCGGTCAGACCGTGACCCATGATGATACACCTCAGATTCGCGGCATGATTCATAAAATTGATTTCATGCTCGATGTAGAAGAAGCGTAG
- the rplO gene encoding 50S ribosomal protein L15 → MKLNALRPAEGSTRNTKRKGRGTATGQGKTGGRGQDGQKSRSGGSVRLGFEGGQMPLARRLPKRGFSNYPFKKEYAIVNVGELNAFEANTVVTPELLLEYGFVRKLLSGVKVLGEGELTKPLTVKVNKISKTAEEKIKASGGKVEVI, encoded by the coding sequence ATGAAGTTAAATGCATTAAGACCTGCAGAAGGTTCTACTCGTAATACAAAGAGAAAAGGCCGCGGCACCGCGACCGGACAGGGAAAGACCGGCGGCAGAGGCCAGGACGGCCAGAAGTCACGTTCAGGCGGCAGCGTCCGCCTCGGTTTTGAAGGCGGCCAGATGCCTTTGGCAAGACGTCTTCCGAAACGCGGTTTTTCCAATTATCCGTTTAAGAAAGAATACGCGATTGTGAATGTCGGCGAACTGAATGCATTCGAAGCCAACACAGTCGTTACGCCGGAACTCTTGCTTGAATACGGCTTTGTGAGAAAGCTGTTATCAGGTGTTAAAGTTTTAGGTGAAGGGGAACTCACAAAACCCTTAACAGTAAAAGTGAATAAAATCAGCAAGACAGCAGAAGAAAAAATCAAGGCCTCCGGAGGGAAGGTCGAGGTGATTTAA
- the secY gene encoding preprotein translocase subunit SecY, with protein MLATLKKAWSVPELRRKIIMTLLLLLVYRLGSFIPVPYIDTQQLSSLVNAGGFFGLFNIISGGNFENFTIFAMGITPYINAEIIMNLLVFAIPSLESLQKEGEEGRKKIAQYTRYLTIVLSVIQALGMTLSYKQLLLQRTFFSIFTVILIVTAGTVLLMYIGDKITEIGVGNGISLIIFVSIISRIPTAIQNIYQYMQVGTMNIITLILLIIFIVVATVAVVAVTEGQRKIPIQYAKRVVGRKMYGGQNTHIPLRVNMAGVIPIIFASSLTLLPATLAQFFPNSAFTQWLAKYFAWGAPITTVLYVILTVAFTYFYTAVTFNPYDIADNIKKQGGYVPGIRPGKPTVEYFTKVMNRLTLFGGIFLAIIAVIPIIVGHFVSGINMQFGGTSLLIVVGVALETVKQLESQLTMRNYQGFLK; from the coding sequence ATGCTGGCGACCCTGAAAAAAGCATGGAGCGTACCGGAGCTGCGTCGTAAGATCATTATGACGCTGCTCCTACTTTTAGTATATCGGTTAGGCTCATTCATTCCAGTTCCGTACATTGATACTCAGCAGCTCTCATCACTGGTGAATGCCGGTGGCTTTTTCGGGCTGTTCAACATTATTTCCGGGGGCAACTTTGAAAACTTCACCATTTTTGCCATGGGGATTACGCCCTATATCAATGCGGAAATCATTATGAATTTGCTTGTTTTCGCGATTCCAAGCCTTGAAAGTCTCCAAAAAGAAGGCGAAGAAGGGCGGAAAAAGATTGCTCAGTACACACGTTATTTAACGATTGTTCTTTCAGTGATTCAGGCGCTGGGTATGACGCTGTCATACAAACAGCTTTTGCTTCAGAGAACCTTCTTCTCGATCTTTACTGTGATCTTAATCGTCACAGCCGGGACGGTTCTCTTGATGTACATCGGCGACAAAATCACAGAAATCGGTGTTGGCAACGGGATCTCACTGATCATCTTCGTCAGTATCATTTCCCGCATTCCGACTGCAATTCAGAACATTTATCAGTATATGCAGGTCGGAACGATGAATATCATTACGCTGATTCTCTTGATTATCTTTATCGTCGTCGCCACTGTTGCAGTTGTGGCCGTGACAGAAGGCCAGCGCAAGATTCCGATTCAGTATGCCAAAAGAGTGGTCGGCAGAAAGATGTACGGCGGACAGAACACCCATATTCCCCTTCGTGTGAATATGGCCGGTGTCATCCCGATCATCTTTGCCTCATCGCTGACCCTGCTGCCGGCAACACTGGCTCAGTTCTTCCCGAACTCCGCCTTTACGCAGTGGCTGGCTAAATATTTTGCATGGGGAGCTCCTATTACAACGGTTTTATACGTGATTTTGACCGTTGCCTTTACGTATTTCTACACGGCGGTAACCTTTAATCCCTACGATATTGCAGACAATATCAAAAAACAGGGCGGTTACGTGCCGGGCATCCGTCCGGGCAAACCGACGGTGGAATATTTCACAAAGGTGATGAACCGTTTGACGCTTTTTGGCGGGATTTTCCTTGCAATTATCGCTGTCATTCCGATTATTGTCGGACATTTTGTCAGCGGAATCAATATGCAGTTTGGCGGAACGAGTCTTTTGATCGTCGTCGGTGTTGCACTGGAAACGGTCAAACAGCTTGAATCGCAGTTGACGATGCGCAATTATCAAGGATTCTTGAAATAA
- a CDS encoding adenylate kinase, which yields MRIVLLGPPGAGKGTQAKKIADRYGIVHISTGDLFRDNIKNKTPLGQKAKAYMDAGNLVPDELVIALVEDRIAKDDCRDGYLLDGFPRTVAQASALSEYNEKVGKPLDFALSIEVPEDKLVSRIVGRRVCPNCGASFHIKFNPPKKDGICDRCGEKLVQRKDDTEATVKNRLDVYNKETAPLIDFYRCKGILKAVDGDQDVDIVTADIFKALG from the coding sequence ATGAGAATTGTTTTATTGGGACCTCCGGGTGCAGGCAAAGGGACACAGGCTAAAAAAATAGCAGACCGCTACGGCATTGTACATATTTCCACAGGCGATTTGTTCAGGGACAACATCAAAAACAAAACCCCTTTGGGACAAAAAGCCAAAGCTTATATGGACGCCGGCAATCTTGTTCCCGATGAACTGGTTATTGCACTGGTTGAAGACCGCATCGCGAAGGACGACTGCCGCGATGGCTATCTGCTCGACGGATTTCCGAGAACGGTCGCCCAGGCTTCTGCTTTGTCGGAATACAACGAAAAAGTCGGAAAGCCTCTCGATTTTGCGCTTTCGATTGAAGTCCCTGAAGACAAACTGGTGAGCCGGATTGTCGGCAGACGGGTTTGTCCGAACTGCGGCGCATCCTTTCACATTAAGTTTAATCCGCCGAAAAAAGACGGGATCTGCGACCGCTGCGGTGAAAAACTCGTTCAGCGAAAAGATGATACAGAAGCGACGGTGAAAAACCGTTTGGATGTTTACAATAAAGAAACGGCCCCTTTGATTGATTTTTACCGCTGCAAAGGCATTCTTAAAGCAGTGGATGGAGATCAGGATGTTGATATCGTGACCGCTGATATTTTCAAAGCGCTCGGCTGA
- the map gene encoding type I methionyl aminopeptidase has translation MITIKNDKEIEKMKAAGHLVGECHNLLRDMIKPGVTTMELNDTAEKFFRDHGAYPTFLGYGGFPYSICASVNEEVVHGFPSDRVLKEGDIISIDLGATLDGYVGDAARTWGVGKISDEAQKLIDVTRDSFFKGIEQAHVGNRLSDIGHAVQQVAEAAGFSVVRDYVGHGIGREMHEDPPIPNYGKPGHGPRLLKNMCLAVEPMVDVGTYEVHTLDNDWTVVTNDGKLAAHYENTIWITGEGAPEILTLVED, from the coding sequence ATGATAACCATAAAAAATGACAAAGAAATCGAAAAGATGAAGGCGGCAGGCCATCTGGTAGGAGAATGCCACAATCTGCTCCGGGACATGATTAAGCCCGGTGTGACAACGATGGAGCTGAACGATACAGCCGAAAAGTTTTTCAGAGATCACGGCGCATATCCTACTTTTTTGGGTTATGGCGGCTTTCCCTATTCGATTTGTGCATCTGTCAATGAAGAAGTCGTTCACGGCTTTCCTTCGGACCGGGTTCTGAAGGAAGGCGACATTATTTCGATTGATCTCGGGGCTACCCTTGACGGCTATGTCGGAGATGCTGCGAGAACCTGGGGCGTCGGGAAGATTTCAGACGAAGCCCAAAAACTCATCGATGTGACCCGCGACTCTTTCTTCAAAGGGATCGAACAGGCTCATGTGGGCAACCGCCTGTCGGATATCGGACATGCGGTGCAGCAGGTTGCAGAAGCAGCCGGCTTTTCTGTGGTCCGGGATTATGTCGGTCATGGAATCGGACGTGAAATGCACGAAGATCCGCCGATTCCAAATTACGGCAAACCGGGTCACGGCCCGAGACTGCTGAAGAACATGTGCCTGGCTGTGGAACCGATGGTCGATGTCGGCACCTATGAAGTCCATACGCTGGACAATGACTGGACGGTGGTGACCAATGACGGCAAACTGGCCGCGCATTACGAAAACACCATCTGGATCACAGGTGAAGGCGCCCCTGAAATTTTAACGTTGGTTGAAGATTAA
- a CDS encoding KOW domain-containing RNA-binding protein yields MSKEIEIGQIVRSKAGRDKGRLMIVVGILDGDHVALCDGDLRKISSPKKKKKKHLAKTNKVLYHIKDKLLSGQKVQNAEIRKALLAYEHGQQKLNGTTQK; encoded by the coding sequence ATGAGCAAAGAGATTGAGATCGGGCAGATCGTCCGGTCAAAAGCAGGCAGAGATAAAGGGAGATTGATGATCGTTGTCGGGATTCTCGACGGCGATCATGTTGCGTTATGTGACGGTGATTTAAGAAAAATTTCGTCACCGAAAAAGAAAAAGAAAAAACATCTTGCAAAAACAAATAAAGTCCTGTATCATATAAAAGATAAGCTTTTATCAGGTCAAAAAGTGCAAAATGCTGAGATCAGAAAGGCGCTTTTGGCTTATGAGCATGGCCAGCAAAAACTAAATGGGACGACACAGAAATGA